From one Plasmodium malariae genome assembly, chromosome: 12 genomic stretch:
- the RAB11b gene encoding ras-related protein Rab-11B, putative has translation MSNEEYDHLYKIILVGDATVGKTHLLSRYIRGSLPSVAKATIGVEFATRTIPLAVGGTVKAQIWDTAGQERYRSITSAHYRRSAGAILVYDITKRKTFLSISKWLEEIRQNADKDIVIMLVGNKVDITEKDESKRKVTYEQGASFARENNLFFAEASAVSKLNVKHIFENLLQEIYNNRLKNNNRSFSTRSGATYDSAIQLTKARSIIKLNDIKDNESEDDNKNKMKCC, from the exons atgtctAATGAAGAATATGATCatctttataaaataattttagttGGAGATGCAACTGtag GAAAGACACATTTACTATCGAGATATATAAGGGGATCACTTCCCAGTGTTGCAAAAGCAACAATTG GTGTTGAATTTGCTACTAGAACCATCCCCTTAGCGGTGGGTGGGACCGTAAAGGCGCAG ATATGGGACACTGCGGGGCAGGAAAGATATAGGAGTATAACAAGTGCCCATTACAGAAGAAGCGCAGGGGCTATATTAGTGTATGACATAACTAAGAGAAAAACGTTCTTAAGTATTTCTAAATGGCTAGAAGAAATTAGGCAAAATGCGGATAAAGACATTGTAATTATGCTAGTGGGGAATAAAGTAGATATTACTGAGAAAGATGAAAGCAAAAGAAAG GTTACATATGAACAGGGAGCAAGTTTCGCTAgggaaaataatttatttttcgcGGAGGCTTCGGCCGTATCAAAACTTAatgtaaaacatatatttgaaaatctattacaagaaatatataataacaggttaaagaataataacaGGAGCTTCAGTACTCGCAGTGGTGCTACTTATGACAGCGCAATACAGCTAACTAAGGCGCGGAGTATAATCAAGTTAAATGACATAAAAGACAATGAAAGTGAAGAcgataataaaaacaaaatgaaatgcTGCTGA
- the MPC1 gene encoding mitochondrial pyruvate carrier protein 1, putative: MTKIKLFYNNVKSNVFNIMFWAPLANWGFVLAGFNDLKKLPMYVSERMTAVLAIYSILFMRYSLAIKPKNYLLFACHATNTLVQSTLLFRKLKFEANKRKKLSNN, from the exons atgacaaaaattaaattattttataataatgtaaaatcgAATGTATTCAATATTATGTTTTGGGCCCCTTTAGCAAACTGGGGATTTGTTCTTGctg gcTTCAACGATTTAAAGAAATTGCCCATGTACGTATCTGAAAGAATGACGGCTGTTTTGGCAATCTacagtattttatttatgagaTATTCTCTTGCAATTAAAccgaaaaattatttactgtTTGCTTGTCATGCTACAAATACGTTAGTACAAAGCACCTTACTATTTCGGAAGCTAAAATTCGAGGCaaacaaaaggaaaaagttGTCCAACAACTGA
- the PmUG01_12024000 gene encoding sodium-dependent phosphate transporter, putative, with protein sequence MVTNPDMLWLVIASGVACFFMAFVTGANDIANTFSTSIGSKAVTIKKALIIAFFFEALGASLLGGTVTDSIRSKIINFEAFYDAPEFLMLGMFSALMGATIWLAIATCFGLPVSTTHSIIGALMGFGLAAGHNKSIKWEKIHSIVISWFAAPILAGSCSAMAFILLRRLILRKRNSFVIIKRCYWLLIFLITLPFSVFLVYQNPIVLNIECKMKKDNKNIVTTYPCYLQDWSAAHPFYSTLICLALSSILTIVGSIVIYIVYNKRLNSYSFKKKLFGDDMMNDLEKNAKENTICNVNNSSLNSVASNDTQATNPKGPASQVQLMEKKKMEAQKDFQAVINVQKIDMKEDLAQNNKNKPNGSTNNNSNNSSNNNNNNNDMSQNIIEKFDLETEIVFSSLQIISAILGVVAQSANDTANAIGPFAAVFNTYNNGVKGKLKVQWYILLFGGLSMSLGLSVLGYRVIKTVGMKLIKITPSRGFTIELISGLVVLFFSICGIPLSSTHCAVSSVIGLGLVEMKISQEDNKNAKGLNNKDNMSQSVNNTNNVIVRKKTLCPFSFLNTSCVNLKLFRTIFLSWIITVSFSASVTAAIFSFAAYSPSYIVRRSPI encoded by the exons ATGGTAACAAATCCTGACATGTTATGGTTAGTCATCGCAAGCGGTGTAGCATGTTTTTTTATGGCATTTGTAACAGGAGCAAATGATATAGCAAACACATTTAGTACATCTATTGGATCCAAAGCAGTAACAATAAAGAAAGCATTAATaattgcctttttttttgaggcTTTAGGAGCTTCCTTACTAGGTGGCACAGTTACTGATTCAATTCGATCGAagattattaattttgaagCATTTTACGATGCTCCAGAATTTTTAATGTTAGGTATGTTTAGTGCCCTAATGGGTGCTACCATTTGGCTAGCTATAGCAACATGTTTTGGTTTACCCGTTTCGACAACGCACAGTATAATAGGAGCCTTAATGGGTTTTGGATTAGCTGCAGGTCATAATAAGTCTATcaaatgggaaaaaatacATAGCATTGTTATATCATGGTTTGCAGCTCCAATATTAGCTGGCAGTTGTTCAGCTATggcttttattttattgcgtcgtttaatattaagaaaaagaaacTCATTTGTTATCATAAAAAGATGTTACTggcttttaatatttttgattaCACTGCCATTTAGtgtttttttagtttatCAAAATCCCATTGTATTAAATATAGAATGTAAAATGAAGaaggataataaaaatatagttacCACATACCCATGTTATCTTCAAGACTGGAGTGCTGCACATCCATTTTATTCCACTTTAATATGTCTTGCATTATCGTCAATATTAACCATAGTAGGTTCTatcgttatatatatagtgtaTAACAAGAGACTAAATAGCTacagttttaaaaaaaaattatttggaGATGATATGATGAAcgatttagaaaaaaatgctAAAGAAAATACCATTtgtaatgtaaataatagcAGTTTAAATTCAGTTGCATCAAATGACACTCAAGCAACCAATCCAAAGGGACCAGCATCCCAAGTTCAGCtaatggaaaagaaaaaaatggaggCACAAAAAGATTTTCAAGCTGTTATTAATGTGCAGAAGATAGATATGAAAGAGGATTTGGCTCAGAACAATAAGAATAAGCCGAATGGTAgcactaataataatagcaacaatagcagtaacaacaacaataacaacaatgATATGtctcaaaatattattgaaaaatttGATCTAGAGACAgaaattgttttttcatCCTTACAAATTATAAGTGCAATTTTGGGTGTAGTAGCACAAAGTGCTAATGATACAGCCAATGCCATTGGCCCTTTTGCCGCTgtatttaatacatataataacggagttaaaggaaaattaaaagtacAGTGGTATATACTACTGTTTGGAGGTTTGTCTATGTCTTTAGGATTGTCTGTTTTAGGTTATAGGGTTATTAAAACTGTCGGAatgaaattaattaaaattactcCATCTAGAGGTTTTACTATAGAATTAATATCAGGTCTAgtcgttttattttttagtatttGCGGTATTCCATTGAGCTCAACTCACTGTGCTGTTTCTAGTGTTATTGGACTTGGTTTAGTTGAAATGAAAATATCACAAgaggataataaaaatgccAAAGGATTAAATAATAAGGATAATATGTCCCAATCTGTTAACAATACAAATAATGTAATTGTAAGGAAAAAGACCTTGtgtcctttttcctttttaaatacGTCATGTGTAAACCTGAAACTATTTAGAACTATATTCCTTTCATGGATTATAACTGTTTCCTTTTCCG ccTCCGTAACTGCAgcaattttttcatttgcaGCTTATAGTCCCTCCTATATAGTACGGAGATCTCCTATTTAG